A genome region from Baekduia alba includes the following:
- a CDS encoding RNA polymerase sigma factor: protein MSVSTQGTIAATVSGMPEGGARPLDPQRLGDHVDRLYRAALALCGNRHDAEDLVQETYARVLARPRFLRHDDDLGYLLRVLRNTFLNRLRTQKRKPTPLELDDERDGLARAGDPRHPEAALEVSELLTAIAHLPADQRDAIVAIDIVGLSYREAGRVLGAKEATITTRLHRGRSRLAKLLRPAPSDLPRDPSTLR, encoded by the coding sequence ATGAGCGTCTCGACCCAGGGCACGATCGCGGCTACCGTCTCGGGGATGCCGGAGGGCGGCGCCCGCCCACTCGACCCGCAGCGCCTCGGTGACCACGTCGACCGCCTCTACCGGGCAGCGCTGGCGCTGTGCGGCAACCGCCACGACGCCGAGGACCTGGTCCAGGAGACCTACGCCCGCGTGCTCGCGCGGCCGCGCTTCCTGCGCCACGACGACGACCTCGGCTACCTGCTCCGCGTCCTGCGCAACACCTTCTTGAACCGGCTGCGCACCCAGAAGCGCAAGCCGACGCCGCTCGAGCTCGACGACGAGCGCGACGGCCTGGCGCGCGCCGGCGACCCGCGCCATCCGGAGGCGGCGCTCGAGGTCTCCGAGCTGCTGACGGCGATCGCCCACCTGCCCGCGGACCAGCGCGACGCGATCGTGGCGATCGACATCGTCGGCCTGAGCTACCGCGAGGCCGGGCGCGTGCTCGGCGCCAAGGAGGCGACGATCACGACGCGGCTGCATCGCGGGCGCTCGCGCCTGGCCAAGCTGCTGCGCCCCGCACCATCCGACTTGCCCCGCGACCCCAG